One window of Catonella massiliensis genomic DNA carries:
- a CDS encoding methyl-accepting chemotaxis protein, translated as MKIKTRMLLFIALPILMAILLIAGSSYVYSSRMVENLSKSEMLETAKKYGSNLETFIAKQIANVDMLSDSITMSDLSDKELYNELIYVTDKNSEILAAFAGFSDKRFFNGSQLPVPDDYDPTTRDWYKDSMKSDHPYVSIPYTDAASGDTVITVSTQIKKDGKAIGVLGLDITMKTVNELVNGIKLYDTGFAYIIDSEGYIVSYKDYEPSEEFGKIEDGSKADLVDTILEGDDETFYSVEDGIKRVNSKYGIIGTDWTLVVSVPESEVMGEVHNLSLFMIGIGAFFFVLILGLLLWIIKSITSPIAALGKDMEKLADYDFSEEVKAGISKNSGRKDEIGSISRGTEKVVERLRDIVLNIREVSGHIHDVSNEIADNAKSTAKASDELTKAVDGISIGAMHQAEDMQRGTKAMQSMGEALRANEESMVELNQSSDGVYDAKEKGISAIKDLINTTAKVEESAMKVSEVIVRTDEGAKKIDEASTMIKSIAGQTNLLALNAAIEAARAGEAGKGFAVVADEIRKLAEQTDKFTEEIVVVVRNLSERTKEAVDIMEEVKTVVGEQVTCVDETEKQFVYISDEIDVTKTIIGKLNDSEKELEDARGELSEIVEGLAAVSEENAAATEECLASVEEQAASTSIIESSAERLPEMAKGLEEAVQKFKL; from the coding sequence ATGAAGATTAAAACAAGGATGTTGCTTTTCATCGCATTGCCTATACTTATGGCTATTCTGCTTATTGCGGGAAGCTCATATGTATATTCAAGCAGAATGGTGGAGAATCTAAGCAAGAGTGAAATGTTGGAAACAGCTAAAAAATATGGCTCAAACTTGGAGACATTCATTGCTAAACAGATTGCAAATGTAGATATGCTTTCAGATAGTATTACTATGTCTGACTTATCTGATAAGGAACTTTATAATGAATTGATATATGTAACTGATAAGAATAGTGAAATCCTTGCGGCCTTTGCAGGATTTTCAGATAAGCGCTTCTTTAACGGAAGCCAGTTGCCTGTACCTGATGACTATGACCCCACAACCAGAGACTGGTACAAAGATTCCATGAAATCTGATCACCCTTATGTATCCATTCCTTACACTGACGCAGCAAGTGGAGATACTGTAATTACAGTTTCAACCCAGATTAAAAAAGATGGAAAGGCTATAGGTGTTCTTGGTTTAGATATAACCATGAAAACTGTAAATGAGCTTGTAAACGGTATTAAGCTCTACGATACAGGCTTTGCCTACATCATTGACAGTGAAGGATATATCGTATCCTATAAGGATTACGAGCCTTCTGAAGAGTTTGGTAAAATAGAAGATGGAAGTAAAGCTGACTTAGTAGACACCATTCTTGAAGGCGATGATGAGACATTTTACTCAGTAGAAGATGGTATAAAGAGAGTAAATTCTAAGTACGGGATAATAGGAACTGATTGGACTTTGGTTGTAAGTGTTCCTGAGTCAGAAGTTATGGGAGAAGTACATAATTTAAGCCTGTTTATGATAGGTATTGGCGCGTTCTTCTTCGTACTTATCTTAGGTCTTCTCCTTTGGATAATCAAGTCTATCACAAGTCCTATAGCAGCACTTGGAAAAGACATGGAGAAGCTTGCAGACTATGACTTTAGCGAGGAAGTTAAGGCAGGTATAAGCAAGAATTCAGGAAGAAAAGACGAAATTGGCTCTATATCAAGAGGTACTGAGAAGGTAGTTGAGAGGCTTAGAGACATCGTACTTAACATCAGAGAGGTGTCAGGTCATATTCACGACGTATCTAATGAGATTGCAGACAATGCAAAGAGTACTGCAAAGGCTTCTGATGAGCTTACCAAGGCAGTTGACGGCATTTCTATAGGAGCTATGCACCAGGCAGAAGATATGCAAAGAGGTACCAAGGCTATGCAGAGCATGGGCGAGGCGCTTAGGGCAAACGAAGAGTCTATGGTAGAGCTTAACCAATCTTCAGATGGTGTATATGATGCCAAGGAAAAGGGTATATCTGCTATTAAAGACCTTATAAACACTACCGCCAAGGTTGAAGAATCAGCCATGAAGGTGAGTGAAGTTATAGTAAGAACCGATGAAGGCGCTAAGAAGATAGATGAAGCAAGTACAATGATTAAGTCAATAGCAGGACAGACCAACCTCCTTGCACTAAACGCGGCCATTGAGGCTGCCAGGGCTGGAGAGGCAGGAAAGGGCTTTGCTGTGGTTGCTGATGAGATCAGGAAGCTTGCAGAACAGACAGATAAGTTTACTGAGGAAATCGTGGTGGTTGTCCGCAACCTCTCAGAGAGAACCAAGGAAGCTGTAGACATAATGGAAGAGGTAAAGACAGTCGTTGGCGAGCAGGTTACCTGTGTAGATGAGACAGAGAAACAGTTTGTATACATCTCCGATGAGATAGATGTAACCAAGACCATAATAGGCAAGTTAAATGACTCAGAGAAAGAGCTTGAAGATGCAAGAGGAGAGCTTTCCGAGATAGTTGAAGGGCTGGCGGCTGTATCTGAAGAAAATGCTGCTGCTACTGAGGAGTGTCTTGCATCTGTTGAAGAGCAGGCGGCGTCAACCTCCATTATCGAGAGCTCTGCTGAGAGACTTCCTGAGATGGCTAAGGGACTTGAAGAGGCAGTACAGAAGTTTAAGCTGTAA